ACAGATTCAAGTTACCACGGCTTTAATGACACGTTTTATCATCTCGTTCTGCATGAATCCGGCTGACGAGACTCGCCAGGCCGCGTCGCTCAGCCAGGAAACCCCGAGGCTCCGCGGCCTGCTAGCACGATGCTAACCACCTGCTAACACGCGCTCCGGCTGTGGTTACCGCACTAAACTTTACCCCAGTTAAGTTTAACCATTACTTACTCACCTCTTTCGGTTAGTTTAGTTGTTATAATGTCCCACGGAGACGTTAATCCAGCGGGTTAACGAACAACTAACGATGCTACCGGAGCATCGGTGTGTTTACTGTACTGGTGTGAGGGTTACAGGTGCAGCGCCCCTGCCGGAGGAACACCGACACTGCACTGTGGACATAATGAACTGTGAcagatttacagtaaatatataaataacatgttattattattatgtcatcatttaaaatcatttgttattttttcataaaccAACAACAGCCGAAAGGAAATGGGAGAGGCAGcttttgtaaataaagttgtggaAAAGACCAAAAAGCTTTAGttcaataaaaacctttaaaacaaaacttaaaacttttctctttacttcagcCTTTAACTAGGTCGTAAACTTGCCCTTTTATAATTCatatcactttctttcttttctgttttcatgtattttttcttgtgaaaaccatcaaagtattaaaaaaaagatgcaaaattTTACTAACCAGAGATGTAAAACAACTACGATTAGATGTTACATAGCAAAAGAGTGTTAACATGTATGTAAATGTCTATGAAGTGAAACTACAAGATAAGAATAAAAGCTAAATGGAGATGACAAAATGACTAAAAAACACTTGTCACTGTCTTTTGCTGCCATGTGACTACAAATATAAgctgtttatgtattttaagcCCGTTTAAAACAACTGTGGctgttttaaatacaaataaagtttggcTTGACTATTTATTCACAATGGTAACTTTTCATTATTgcttaaaaactttaaaattaagtcttgataatttttttaatctattttacaAAACGTTAAGTAAAAATCCAATGTCAAACGGAGCCACAGGGGGCAGCAGTGCGCATCCACGCATCCAAATCTGCCCCGAAAGTCAAAAACTGAAGAAGAGGGGTGAGGCCCACGAAGAAGAAGCCGTGGTTGAACCTCGTGAAGCGGGAGTTGACAGCTCGCTAACATGAACTGGTaactttcactctctctcatcTTTAAACACTTAATAACCTTTAAGTCTCTTTATTATTAGTTATGATCCTCGAACGCGCCTCGTAACGTCAGCTGGTTGTTGagcctgctgctctgtgagcACACTGAGCTAGCTGAGGCTAACGATGCTAACACTCAGTGCTGGTGCTAACAGGCTAATGTTGACATTCGTTAACTCGGTAGTACtgcagtaaaagtacaaataccaCCCTGTAAATAAACTCATGTTTATTACATAGTAATGTAGTTAATATCAGGAAGAAGTATTTAGTGCAGTAAACTGTCTCCTGTTAATATTACAGTGGTTTATACTCTTTTTTTATTAGCTGCATCTGCCTCAGACTGAAGTAGTTTTAATACAAGAGCCCTGAAATACACTGGTCATGAAGGTTATAATGAAATTGATTTAACTGTAATGTAATTGCATTATTCTTTACTACATCAGTCCCCTAATCACGTCGGCCCTTTGTTGCaatgtaaagaaagtgaatgcATCTGCTCCCTGATCTGGAGCTGCACCAAAAACTCATTGGTTCCTTCTTGGGTCATGTCCCAGCACTTTACAAAATTAGGATGcatgagtagtttttgcatcatcCTGCTAAATATCACAGTAAATAATATGTTTGCATTGTGTTGTCCTTCAGGGGTCAGAGTGAGCTACCGTCTCCTGTGGTGCGAGATGACGAGGTGACGGTCGCTGCCCgcaggagaagaaagaaggtGGCCTGTATCCTCCCATGTGTTACTGGTGTGCTCGGCGTCAGGCAGACATGGCGCTGGTCATGGTtttagtaaaaaacaaaaacagtcgTGATCATCGAGTCTTTGGGACGAAACCCCCCTCCAGAAAtggaagagtttaaaaaaacatgtcacagagAATCAAGGATAAAATTTCCAGCATCCTTATTCATCCGAGTGACAAAACTAAGAGAAAACATGATATTCATATGTAATATTAGTATTAGAGTAGTGGACAGTACTCACAACAACTAAGACTTTAggaaattattatatattggTAAGGAAATGCTGCTGTATCACTAGTATTTATTCATAATATCCGatttgtcagtgttgttgttttcctaaCTGTTGTTCTCAGTCCCGTCACCCGGCGGTGGCAGCCCGGTCTTTTCCTCAGTGACACCAGCCCGCTCCCTGCGGAACACTCCTGCTTCCCTGTTCAGACAGACTGGTACGAAACAGACACTGCCGCTATTAAGCCTGATTTCACACCGACGATTGTCTAACCTAATATCATTCCTCTCATCTGTCTCAGTAACTCCCAGGGTTCCAGATGTTTCCTCCATTTTGGCTCCAGGGGGCCGAACTCctcgatacacacacacgcccagAAACACACTCGGCAGTCAGGtaagacacaaaaacactggtTCCTCTATAGAGGGACTCAAACACTCACTAGCTTAGCGACACAATAATCCATGATtactgatggtgtgtgtgtatgtatctAGAATCTGGATGACAGTGACTGGACCCACAGCATGTTCACGTCCCCTCTTGCGGGTCTGGAGAACACCAGCTTCTTCACAGAGGACGTCGGCAACCTCAGCTCAGCCCTGCTGAAGGAGGATGACCCAGGAGAAGCCGGTGAGTGAAACAATCGCACCCCCGTTACTCAGCATTGTTAGTTTAAAATACTGCTGTGTCttaatgctgctgtttttcatcttttcagcCGCTGCCAGTCTTTTCCCAGAGTTCCTTGCATCTTTTCTGAAACACTCTTCCTCTGCGGTGTTTGAGCTCTTGGAGGATTATCAGACACTCTGCCAGGACAAAGtaagttctgtgtgtgtgctcttgtacattTAATCTGTTTGTGGTGTGAAAGTAAAGCAGACCGACTGCAGGAGTTTATTATAGTAGTTTGGTTTGAGCATGAATTCTAACGCGGAATTACTCCCTTTCCCTCCCGCACCATGTTCAAGGTGGACGTGCTGCAGTCTGTGGTCCTCAGAGCAGGTCAGAACAGTAAAACAGCAGGAGTccgctggctgctgctgcaggagagcaGCTCCTGGAGACTCATCACCTCGCTCTACAGGTAACTGTCCTCGTGAAGGACTGTCTGTGATTCCATCagttatctgtctgtctgcttgtctcTCATCGatcacctctctctctgcagggacCGGGTCCAGTTGGCTCTGGAAGATGACATCACCATGTTGGACATTGTAAGTAACAGTGTCGACACAAACACCGGAAtaaactgattttcttttttgtttctttcaaaaccacacacacacattaatccTCAGCCTTGAtgaatacacagaaacacaaaacacagacttGTAGAGACTGGTCAAGATCTAAGGTCTTTGTGTTTGTAGGTTCCCAGTGAGAGTGAGAAGGTTGTGGTGGAGCAGCTCTTTCAGCGAGACGCTGTCATTCGACAGAGTCAGGTAACAACCGCACACACAAGCAGGAAGCAAACCCGACTTACTGCTCATCATTCACTCTCTGGTAACTGTGTTGCAGCTGGTCGTCGATTGGCTCGAGTGCATTGCCAAGGATCAAATCGGAGATTTTTCTGATAATATAGAATATTATGCCAAAAATGTCTGCTGGTGAGTTCAcgtctgtctcttttttttagTCCAGAATCGTGTGTTTATAACAAGTGAGATCCTGGGAGTGCCTCtgttaagtgtgtgtctgtctgtctcagggAGAACACTCTTCATGCgctgaagatgaggaggaagagcggcGCTGGTTTCACGGTTCCTCTGGTCACTGAGCTGGTGAGGCCTGTTGCCACGACTACACACACATCCTCATTTTTAGTGTTACTAGATACACAAATAataagtgtgtttttgtgtccagGACCCAGACGCTCCTCTCCggcagcagcgccccctggctGATCTGGACAGAGAGGACGACGCCCGACTGCTGAAGAATCTGTTCACCCTGATCAGAGCGGGGATGACGGAGGAGGTAAAGAGACATtcaaacagggagagagacaaaatTATGTTTGGTTCATACTGTATTTAAaggtatgttgtgtgtgtgtgtgtgttcaggctcAGAGGTTGTGTAAACGCTGTGGTCAGGCCTGGAGAGCAGCAACTCTGGAAGGATGGAAACTTTACCACGATCCCAACATGACCTCAGGTAAAATCTTACTAAAGACTAAATTAATGATGTAATTCATACTCGTCACTTTCTCATCACTACGGCTCTGAAGACTTCTCACTCTCCGTCTGTTCCTCCGTTGTCTGCAGGCAGTATCGAGTTGCAGCCCGTGGAAGGAAACCCTCAGAGAGGAATCTGGAAGGCCTGCTGCTGGAGAATGGCTGAGGAGGTATAATGCAGCGTGCAGTCCACAAATGAaccagtgtttgtctgacacgCGTCAAGCCTTCACAGAAGGAGTCTCAGGACATCCCACAATGTTAAAcctgctttgtgtgtttcaggagcaGTTAAACAGATACGAGAGAGCGATCTACGCCAGCCTGAGTGGAAACCTCAAACCGGTAAATTCATATGTTCATAGGTTgcaataatacaaattaaataatcagCCTGCGAATTAGTGTGTAGAGATCCAGctggtgattgtgtgtgtgtgtgtgtgtgtgtgtgtgtcagctcctGGCAGTGTGCGAGTCATGGGAGGACTGCGTGTGGGCGTACTTCAGAGTGATGGTCGACTCGCTGGTGGAAAAGGATCTGATGTCATCGGGTATGGCCCACCAGGAAGTGGAGTCACTGCCGCGAGAATACCTGGAGGCGAAGTATGACCCACACGAGCAcgtacacatacacagaaatacCATATTAGCCTGAATATAATACACATATTACCATATTTCATGTGTCACTGTGGCTGTTTTTCCTTGAAACACCTTCATTGTGAgtaatgtttctgtttggttcCTCAGCTGGACGATGGAAAAGGTGTTTGAGGAGCTTCAAGCCTCAGAATCGAAGGTGAAACTCTCAAACAGCCTCGATGTGATCGGTGAATGTTAACGTCACATGACTGGATGGAGTATAATCCCAGCTGCTTGTTGTTTGTGCGTGCAGAGGGTGTTGGAGGAGACGGGGGAGCATTACCACGTCATCCAGAAGTTTGCCATCCTGGGAGACCTGGACGGTAACAACCCCCAGTCTCATCTCCTCCTTGGAGACACACTCTGATAGAAAGAATATATTATTCTTAATCTAAAACATGAATCTCaacctctgtgtctctctcaggtcTGTTGGAGGAgttttctgattggctgaagtcCTCTaagcccctcccctcccacctGCTGCGCTTCATGTCtcacctcctgctgttttttcGCTCTCTGGGTTTGGCACTGAAGGTAAAAATAGACCGAATTTACAGTTTGTCTtattaattcagtttatttatagTTTGAGATTCATCATGTTGATGTTGCTGACCTGTTTGTCCCCCTCTCGTaggaggagctgtgtgtggaCGTGTTGAAGTCGTATGTTACCCTTCTGATTCAGGATCAGCAGACCGACCTCGTGGCGAGTTACGTCGGCCAGCTCCCGGCCGAGCTCGGCACAGTTCAGTACGCCGCCTTCTTGGAGACCGTCACCCAGGCGGAGCTCCGCCCCCGCTGTCTGCAGCTCGCCACTGAAGCTGGTGAGAAGGAAAATACTGAAACGTAAACACTGAGGTcggaaaaaacacattattattattgagagAAAACTGAATGATTGTGTTTGTAGGCCTGGACGTCTCTGCGATCACTAAGCTGGTGGTGGAAactgtgagggagagagacgacACAGTGTTTACACATCACAACCAGACGCTGGAGACGGCAACTACAAAGGTACAGAGGAAAAATCTAACTAtaaaaacagtgtttgtttaaatgcatgaatgaaaagtaacaaacaaacaacttaCATCTAAACCaactaaaaactgttttgtcGAGACTCAAACTAAAGCAGGTTTTAATAAAACCGAGTGGAGTTATGTTGATACTGTGATTTGATAGGAGGACCAAAGGAAGATCGAAGTCATCGATTGGCTGCTGTTTGACCCCGCCCATCGAGCTGAAGCCCTTAAACAGTCCAACGCCATCATGAGGAAGTTTCTGGgtacttttttttgtgttatgtgttatttatttatccaatAACTGACTGACCACAATGAGAAATAATTAGAGGGACAATTCTATTATTGTACATTTCAACACAGTCAGTTTTTATTGTGAACATggaaatcaacaaaacacaaataaataaataatccaaGGACGGCTTTAGGTTTTTCCTGGTAACATTTCGCCGCCAGTGAGGACCATGATGcagttcttctgtctctctctctctcagcgtTGCAGAAACACGATGCAGCGAAGGCCGTGTTCTCTAAAGTTCCAGAGGACTCGATGAAGGAGATTTGTTGCCAGTGGGCGGGAATCGGTCAGGCCACCTTACCCGCCGAGGATGAGAACGCCATCAGAGAACACTTGTGTATCAGAGCCTACctggtgtgtttctgttgtaatgttttaaataatatcaAGACTGATTTGGACGTATCTATCGTTagtatgaatatttaatacaaataatttgtTAAACAGAACAATAATGAGAATCACAATACTATTGCTTTAGCAGTATTAGTATTAAAAGTGGTATTAGGTGTACTAATTCTACAAGTAAggcttttgttttcttgcacAATAATTTATTTAAGCCTAATCAAAACTTTGAAGAACCTGTACTTCTCTGGTGAAGTGGAAGAAGTTGATTtaatattgattgattgattgatcaataAGGTTGATCTGATCTTATTCTTCTTATCGTCTCACAGGAAGCTCATGAGGCGTTCACTGACTGGTTCAGTCACAGTAGCTCCGCCCCCCAGAAGCCGGCACCAGTGCCAGAGGCCAAATTCACCGAGAGGGTCGCCAAtgagatgagagagaaggagtaCCAGGTACACACACCCTCCTTGATCGGTGTTAAAAGGCTCATCCATATAAATGTTCTTGATTCAGGATTTAGATCCAcgtcatttgtcattttgtgtcttccagtcgtccttctcctcctggtcCTGTCGCCTGGACGTTCTGACTGAAGACGTGAAGGAAAGAATCTACAATGTGCTGCTGTTCGTcgatggaggatggatggttGACAACAGACAGGTAACTGTTTACAAATAGGATCTATGAATTGTTCATTTAGGAAACTTTACCAACTAACTGAGCTTTAGGTAGTTCTTGAAAAGTCCTTGTAGCTTattttggttgtgtgttttcaggattCAGAGCAGGACTCGGAGCGCGGTCACCAGATGGTGGTGTTGCGTTCTCTGTGTCTTCCTCgtctcagcttcctgctgctcagCGTGCTGCAGAACTCCACCAGACACCAGGAGGCGCTGCGTCTAGCCGACATCATCTCATCTGACCAGCACCGTCTCTACCAGGTAAAGACCGTAGACtcttaagaaaaacaaacataaacagatcAATATTAGATTTAATACTTTTTCAAGCTAAAATACTGAAAAGGGTGAAAAATTCTCTGCTtattctgtttctctccacaaATGCAGGTTTTCTCcaaagaggagctgaggaggttCCTGCAGAAGCTGAGGgagtcgtctctctctctgttggaCAGAGGACTCGACCCGCTGGGCTACGAGTTACAGCCAtcaatttaacacacacacacacacacacacacacacacacacacacacagtttgaattGTTGTCTTTTTGAGCTGTGTTAAtctttgttttgcaaaataaaagcctgtttCTTGTAGTGTTGTTGTGTAAACTTTATTTGAAGTTTTAATTACACTTGTGCTGTAGAGCTGCCAATTGATGTGGGTCATGTTTGCAGGTTTAGTCATGAaatctactgagtgacattctagttttatattcttttattacATACATAAAGAGCAATTAATTTAGTCTTATGATTAAAATAACTTCCACCAAGTTGCCGCTTCAGTGATAATAATCTAATATAATAAACAGTAACAGGGTCAGGGCCTTCTTTCCCTCATATATCTTAAACACcataaagtgccttgagatagtctatgttttgcttttgctaaatatatatttatttaatatactCACGTGCAGCAATGGGctccatcatttatttattttttcacgaGTTGTTTTATTGAGAttttcctgttcctcctccagtCCGTTAGGGGTCGCTCTTTCTCACCACACGTTGATGGACttggaggaaacaggaaacgcGGGGCGGGTTTTAATTCAGGAGGAATCGAACCTGTGGAAGGAAAAACAGCCAAAGGGAAAAATCCTCCGGCGGCAGCAGCGGAGATTCCGTCACCGCGGAGGCCGAGTGTGGAGGCCCGACAGCCGGGgagagcagcagacacaggcCGGAAGCTGTGGCTgaagtgagagaagaagaagagtgagacagaaaacatgcaGACCACAGGTAAAGTTTTCTACACGcgtggcacaaacacacaattacacacacagacacacacagacacactaaggCAGGGAGTGTCATGTATGTAAAAAGCTTCATCTTAAATCTGTTGCATGACATCAACACATGTCATTTAATCACTAATGTTAAACTTGCATCATTGAGGTTTTAAAGTCAATATTCagatcatcatttattttattgtcaattTGTTTTAATGCTGAAAGCAGTGGAGGAGAGTAATCGATTAGTTACTCGAGTCAGTACTGAAGCACAGACCTGGAGTAACTCATTGATTTCTTTCCACCTCAAGTCAAAAAGCTTTTTCCTAAATGACTTTAAATAATTAGTTCAACAGTGAATTGCAGGTTAAAtgatttgtgttgattttatcAGACTTAATTGTGAAAACAGTGATTTTAAAgtaatcaattacattttacagaagTATTAATTTGGGATTCTTTACTTGGGTATAACAGTTTTATTCTAGGCTTCATTATTCCACCTCGTTTTCAATGTAATTTgagttttgatattttacaatttaactatgaattttattataaataactataaataaaagaaaacacaaatacaaccaaatatattgaaCTTCAATCAAGAATTTGTTTTACATAGAATCTAAACATTCATGTTTATCTTTTGAGTTTATTCTGTAACATGAAACTTTACATATTCGGAACACGCTGATCCCGATGTGTCTGTGAATAGAATCATCTGTACTCTGAGCTTTCACACTTTTTAACGTTCACcttctctgtttcttctccagAGTGAACCTCGACCTCAGTGAAGTCAAATCGCAGCTCAGCTCAGAAACATCTGGAACCATGGCAGAGACGCTGTTTGGGTTTTCAGCCAACAGGCGCCTCATCGCCGGGCTGCTGGTCAACCTGCTGTCCTCCATCTGCATCGTCTTCATCAACAAGTGGATCTACGTACACTACGGCTTCCCCAACATGACCTTGACCCTGGTTCACTTCGTGGTCACGTGGCTCGGACTCTTCATCTGCCACCAAATGGACATTTTCTCTCCAAAGAGCCTCCCGGTTCGTAAGATTGTGTGGCTGGCTCTGAGCTTCTGTGGGTTCGTGGCCTTCACCAACCTCTCCCTGCAGAACAACTCGATAGGAACGTACCAGCTGGCTAAAGCAATGACCACGCccgtcatcatcctcatccagACCACCTACTACAAGAAGACCTTCTCCACCAAGATCAAACTGACACTGGTAAGGAAAGCTTGAGTTCCTCCCCCTCTTGACATTCATGTGAAATGAGGCTGAAGCAGTGaccacagtgtgtttttaactcCTTCCTGTCTGGTTCATCCCCCGTCTGTCTCCAGGTGCCCATCACGTTGGGGGTGATATTGAACTCTTACTACGATGTGCGGTTCAACCTGCTGGGGACAGTGTTTGCGTCGCTGGGGGTTCTGGTGACATCGCTTTACCAAGTTGTGAGTAAATACACACTGAAATGAAACGTGTGGTTTTTGTAAAATTGTCAGAAATACAATGAATGATTGTTTAaactctctccctgtctctcttgTGATCAGTGGGTCGGAGCTAAACAACACGAGCTCCAGGTGAATTCCATGCAGCTTCTGTACTATCAGGTAAAACTCCTctccagagacacaaacagtAGTGGGACCACTTTATAATTTGATGTTGGACAACAATTTATTAGAATACTAAAGCTGTGACTATAACAGTAACTGCCTGTACACTGCCTTGTGCATTGTTCATACTGGCAGTGGTTTTTTGGTGGAACTGGTTTATGGCTGGACCTTGTTAGGCCTTGACCTGGGACAGTCGTATTGGCTGATGGGCAGAGTCCAGGTTTCTTGATTGGGAAGGAAACCTGATATGGTATCAtctctgatctctgatctgtgTCCTGTCAGGCTCCTCTGTCGTCAGGCTTCCTGCTCTGTGTCGTTCCTTTGTTCGAGCCGCTGGCTGGAGACGGAGGAATATTTGGACCCTGGTCTCTGCCTGCTCTGGTaaaactcaacacaaaacacacagactcacaaaacTCCCTCACACTCAATATTCAGTCTACTAAAGAAGCAACTGGCTCCTGACCTTTATTGTGAAATCCTTggttttttaattatctttttgcTGAGGTAACTGTGTTGTCTGTTTCCTTTCTAGATGACCGTGCTGTTCTCAGGTGTGGTGGCGTTCCTGGTCAACCTGTCCATCTACTGGATCATTGGAAATACCTCAGCTGTCACGTATCCTTTATTTCTAGTCTGTAAAGTTCCAGGTTTCTTCGTTTAAGGGCTGTTGGGGATTCAGGTCTTTAAGGCTTGTTAGGAGCTCTTCTATGTTCCTGTAGAGGTTTGTGGGAGAGTTGCAGGACGCAGTCTTGGTCTTGTTGGGGAGGTTTCAGTTGTTGTTTCAGAAACTAGATCGCTTGTCGTTTTCCTTAATCTAGTTCTCAGCTACAACATGTTTGGTCATTTTAAATTCTCCATCACTCTGATTGGAGGATACCTGCTCTTCCACGACCCGCTGTCACTCAACCAGGTGAGTCTCACGGTGCTGCTCTGGGATTCAAACCTCAAATCTCACATTAATTTTCTCTAAAACCTCTTTTCTCTGCCCGTCCCCCTCAGGCTTTAGGGATCCTCTGCACGCTGGCAGGAATCCTCTCTTACACTCACTTCAAGCTGACCGAacaggaggaggggaaaagCCGCCTGGCTCAAAGACCATAGGGGGATTTACCTGTCAATCAAGTGCACAgcctttttatatataaatattttattatgagTATTTTTTCAAGAGAGTAAGGAATTTCATGGTGGTTCCCAGACGGGAGTAAATGTGTATGACAACACATTAAGTGGGCTGAGTGAAAGAATTGTGAAAGACTCGTCGAGCAAGGCATCAAACCTTCATCTGCTTCTGGAGACAGGCACCGCCATGAAAACAATATTATAATCATGTTAATGATACGAGTCAAATAACTATTGTCATTTcgcctgctttttttttttatttgtccagaagacattttcttctgtttgtcccTGATAGGTTGAACTCACATGAATCATCCTCTCACTTCTTCACTCTCATGAGTCGACTGATTTTACTGCAACATTTTACAGTTGAAAAAACGACTGAGCCTTTTTAAACAGAGCCTTCATCGAGCAGCAGGAACAGGAACCACGTCCGGTCGCATCCAATAGTCTTATTTTAAACTAAGTGTTAATTCTCAACCGCATTTGAGTTTctagttttgttttctgctcttaGTCTCATTCAGTGTTAGttaatttattgttatttttcagtattttgtaTAATTTCTTCATAGAATCTAAagtattacattttattgtgatgAGCTTCTTCACACACTTTACTGCGACAGACAGATTTCTacttttttccctctgctgaaaacatttcagatgCAAACGTCGACCTCCAATCACCGATCACAAGTTTGACGGCTGttgtgtatttaatatttaaaaggtGTTGACTCCAGTCAGTGATTTTACTTCTGAATTAAAACTCAACTATTCT
The sequence above is a segment of the Hippoglossus stenolepis isolate QCI-W04-F060 chromosome 22, HSTE1.2, whole genome shotgun sequence genome. Coding sequences within it:
- the nup107 gene encoding nuclear pore complex protein Nup107, with the translated sequence MNWGQSELPSPVVRDDEVTVAARRRRKKVAFPSPGGGSPVFSSVTPARSLRNTPASLFRQTVTPRVPDVSSILAPGGRTPRYTHTPRNTLGSQNLDDSDWTHSMFTSPLAGLENTSFFTEDVGNLSSALLKEDDPGEAAAASLFPEFLASFLKHSSSAVFELLEDYQTLCQDKVDVLQSVVLRAGQNSKTAGVRWLLLQESSSWRLITSLYRDRVQLALEDDITMLDIVPSESEKVVVEQLFQRDAVIRQSQLVVDWLECIAKDQIGDFSDNIEYYAKNVCWENTLHALKMRRKSGAGFTVPLVTELDPDAPLRQQRPLADLDREDDARLLKNLFTLIRAGMTEEAQRLCKRCGQAWRAATLEGWKLYHDPNMTSGSIELQPVEGNPQRGIWKACCWRMAEEEQLNRYERAIYASLSGNLKPLLAVCESWEDCVWAYFRVMVDSLVEKDLMSSGMAHQEVESLPREYLEANWTMEKVFEELQASESKRVLEETGEHYHVIQKFAILGDLDGLLEEFSDWLKSSKPLPSHLLRFMSHLLLFFRSLGLALKEELCVDVLKSYVTLLIQDQQTDLVASYVGQLPAELGTVQYAAFLETVTQAELRPRCLQLATEAGLDVSAITKLVVETVRERDDTVFTHHNQTLETATTKEDQRKIEVIDWLLFDPAHRAEALKQSNAIMRKFLALQKHDAAKAVFSKVPEDSMKEICCQWAGIGQATLPAEDENAIREHLCIRAYLEAHEAFTDWFSHSSSAPQKPAPVPEAKFTERVANEMREKEYQSSFSSWSCRLDVLTEDVKERIYNVLLFVDGGWMVDNRQDSEQDSERGHQMVVLRSLCLPRLSFLLLSVLQNSTRHQEALRLADIISSDQHRLYQVFSKEELRRFLQKLRESSLSLLDRGLDPLGYELQPSI
- the slc35e3 gene encoding solute carrier family 35 member E3, which produces MAETLFGFSANRRLIAGLLVNLLSSICIVFINKWIYVHYGFPNMTLTLVHFVVTWLGLFICHQMDIFSPKSLPVRKIVWLALSFCGFVAFTNLSLQNNSIGTYQLAKAMTTPVIILIQTTYYKKTFSTKIKLTLVPITLGVILNSYYDVRFNLLGTVFASLGVLVTSLYQVWVGAKQHELQVNSMQLLYYQAPLSSGFLLCVVPLFEPLAGDGGIFGPWSLPALMTVLFSGVVAFLVNLSIYWIIGNTSAVTYNMFGHFKFSITLIGGYLLFHDPLSLNQALGILCTLAGILSYTHFKLTEQEEGKSRLAQRP